Proteins encoded together in one Salarchaeum sp. JOR-1 window:
- a CDS encoding Rid family detoxifying hydrolase yields the protein MKRTISTGDAPEAVGAYSQATTDGDLVFTAGQIPMTPDGDLLDDEPIATQTRQSLENVKAILEEEGLTTQDVLKTTVFLADIDDFDEMNETYEEYFQDNPPARSAVQAGALPKGVGVEIEAIATRD from the coding sequence ATGAAGCGAACGATCTCCACCGGTGACGCACCCGAGGCCGTCGGCGCGTACAGTCAGGCGACGACGGACGGCGACCTCGTGTTCACCGCCGGCCAGATTCCGATGACGCCGGACGGCGACCTGCTCGACGACGAACCCATCGCCACCCAGACCCGGCAGAGCCTCGAAAACGTGAAAGCCATCCTCGAAGAGGAAGGCCTCACCACCCAGGACGTGCTCAAGACGACGGTGTTCCTCGCTGACATCGACGACTTCGACGAGATGAACGAGACGTACGAGGAGTACTTCCAGGACAACCCGCCCGCGCGGAGCGCCGTGCAGGCGGGCGCGCTTCCGAAGGGTGTCGGCGTCGAGATCGAAGCCATCGCCACCCGCGACTAG
- a CDS encoding transmembrane domain-containing protein: MSALPIVVGVVLLLIAAFAGVYGRRQHRRSALVEGTETTDVRDIREEGRVELKGTVRTENAFDSPIRGDPAVVSAWEVEEWDERGDTEMWETRAEGVYATPFTLDDGTDSVTIDVGTHVDDVSSGTGIDDIQVSAVDVDRFLSTGVTVDGVTAAIDGFSAETTVPPDAEPPERIAAFVRGETGVATQSDSVTNVIDIGNAHGERRYYEATLSPGDDVYVLGHARATDTATHPLKPDDVVIEPVDGETFIVSDKPESELVETFGRYTYAYAGAAIATIAGIAAIAYGAGVV, translated from the coding sequence ATGTCCGCCCTTCCCATCGTCGTCGGCGTCGTCCTCCTCCTGATTGCGGCGTTCGCCGGCGTCTACGGCCGCCGCCAGCACCGCCGGAGCGCGCTCGTCGAAGGAACCGAAACCACCGACGTGAGAGACATCCGCGAGGAAGGACGCGTCGAACTGAAAGGCACGGTCCGAACCGAGAACGCGTTCGACTCCCCCATCCGCGGCGACCCCGCCGTGGTCTCCGCGTGGGAAGTCGAGGAGTGGGACGAACGCGGCGACACCGAGATGTGGGAGACGCGCGCCGAAGGCGTCTACGCCACACCGTTCACGCTCGACGACGGCACCGACAGCGTCACCATCGACGTCGGCACCCACGTTGACGACGTGTCCTCCGGAACCGGCATCGACGACATTCAAGTGAGCGCCGTCGACGTGGACCGCTTCCTCTCCACCGGCGTCACCGTCGACGGCGTCACCGCCGCCATCGACGGCTTCTCCGCCGAAACCACCGTCCCGCCGGACGCCGAACCCCCCGAACGCATCGCGGCGTTCGTGCGCGGCGAAACCGGCGTCGCCACGCAATCTGACTCAGTCACGAACGTCATCGACATCGGGAACGCCCACGGCGAACGCCGCTACTACGAAGCCACGCTCTCCCCCGGCGACGACGTCTACGTCCTCGGGCACGCCCGCGCCACCGACACCGCCACCCACCCCCTCAAACCCGACGACGTCGTCATCGAACCCGTCGACGGCGAGACCTTCATCGTCTCCGACAAACCCGAAAGCGAACTCGTCGAAACCTTCGGCCGCTACACGTACGCGTACGCCGGTGCAGCTATCGCCACCATCGCCGGCATCGCCGCCATCGCGTACGGCGCAGGCGTGGTGTAA
- the thsB gene encoding thermosome subunit beta, translating into MSQQRMQGQPMIIMGDDAQRVKDKDAQEHNISAARAVADAVRSTLGPKGMDKMLVDSMGDVTITNDGVTILEEMDIDNPTAEMIVEVAETQEDEAGDGTTTAVAIAGELLKEAEDLLEQDIHPTAIIKGYNQAAEKAREEVDDIAVSVDPEDEALIRSVAETSMTGKSAEIDKELLSSLIYEALDQVSVDAEDGSTVVDVANINIETQTGRAVGESDLLKGAAIDKDPVLDSMPTELDDANTLLLNEAIEVEEANADTSVSIDSPDQLQSFLDQEEKQLQEKVDKIVETGVDVVFCQKGIDDMAQHYLAKEGVLAVRRVKKSDIGFLKNVLGGSVVQDLDSLTEDDLGRGSVRRDDEDDLFYVEGLEEEAHGVTLLLRGSTDHVVDELERGVTDALDVAAQTLTDGRVLPGGGAIEVELADRLRSYADSVSGREQLAVESFANALELIPRVLAENAGLDPIDILVDLRAAHETGEQNTGLNVLTGDLEDTYEGGVVEPAHAKEQALSSATEAANLVLKIDDIISAGDLSTDKGDDEGGAPGGGMGGMGGGMGGMM; encoded by the coding sequence ATGTCGCAACAGCGTATGCAGGGCCAGCCCATGATTATCATGGGAGATGACGCCCAGCGAGTGAAGGACAAGGACGCGCAGGAACACAACATCTCCGCGGCGCGCGCCGTCGCGGACGCCGTGCGCTCCACCCTCGGTCCGAAGGGGATGGACAAGATGCTCGTCGACTCGATGGGTGACGTAACCATCACGAACGACGGCGTCACCATCCTCGAGGAGATGGACATCGACAACCCCACCGCGGAGATGATCGTGGAAGTCGCCGAGACCCAGGAGGACGAGGCCGGCGACGGCACCACGACCGCGGTCGCCATCGCGGGCGAACTCCTCAAGGAGGCCGAAGACCTCCTCGAACAGGACATCCATCCGACGGCCATCATCAAGGGCTACAACCAGGCCGCCGAGAAGGCCCGCGAGGAAGTCGACGACATCGCCGTCTCCGTCGACCCCGAGGACGAAGCCCTCATCCGCTCCGTCGCGGAGACGTCCATGACGGGCAAGAGCGCTGAAATCGACAAGGAACTCCTCAGCAGCCTCATCTACGAGGCGCTCGATCAGGTGTCCGTCGACGCCGAGGACGGCTCCACCGTCGTCGACGTGGCGAACATCAACATCGAGACCCAGACCGGTCGCGCCGTCGGCGAGTCCGACCTCCTCAAGGGCGCGGCCATCGACAAGGATCCCGTCCTCGACTCGATGCCCACGGAGCTCGACGACGCGAACACGCTCCTCCTCAACGAAGCCATCGAGGTCGAAGAGGCGAACGCCGACACCTCGGTGAGTATCGACAGCCCCGACCAGCTCCAGAGCTTCCTCGACCAGGAGGAAAAACAGCTCCAGGAGAAGGTCGACAAGATCGTCGAGACCGGCGTGGACGTCGTGTTCTGCCAGAAGGGTATCGACGACATGGCGCAGCACTACCTCGCGAAGGAGGGCGTGCTCGCCGTCCGCCGCGTGAAGAAATCGGACATCGGCTTCCTCAAGAACGTCCTCGGCGGCAGCGTCGTCCAGGACCTCGACAGCCTCACCGAGGACGACCTCGGGCGCGGCAGCGTCCGCCGCGACGACGAGGACGACCTCTTCTACGTCGAAGGCCTCGAGGAGGAGGCCCACGGCGTCACACTCCTCCTCCGCGGCAGCACGGATCACGTCGTCGACGAACTCGAACGCGGCGTCACGGACGCTCTCGACGTGGCCGCGCAGACGCTCACTGACGGCCGCGTCCTCCCCGGCGGCGGCGCAATCGAGGTCGAACTCGCCGACCGACTCCGCTCGTACGCGGACTCCGTCAGCGGCCGCGAGCAGCTCGCCGTCGAGTCCTTCGCGAACGCGCTCGAACTCATCCCGCGCGTCCTCGCCGAGAACGCGGGCCTCGACCCCATCGACATTCTCGTCGACCTCCGCGCGGCCCACGAGACCGGCGAGCAGAACACCGGCCTGAACGTCCTCACCGGCGATCTCGAAGACACCTACGAGGGCGGTGTCGTCGAACCCGCGCACGCCAAGGAGCAGGCGCTCTCCAGCGCCACCGAGGCCGCGAACCTCGTGCTCAAGATCGACGACATCATCTCCGCGGGCGACCTGTCCACCGACAAGGGCGACGACGAAGGTGGCGCGCCCGGCGGCGGCATGGGCGGCATGGGCGGCGGCATGGGCGGCATGATGTAA
- the lrp gene encoding HTH-type transcriptional regulator Lrp yields the protein MTYENLDAKLINALLGDGRASLRSLADDLNVSVTTVSNHLKDLEDAGVIDGYTPVVDYDELGYDVTAVLQLKVEGNSLPDITDRMRAHKQMVSVYEVTGDYDIFAVGKFRDTDDMNDLIKTLLGDADIKESSTSVVLNAAAEHEQFELDIQE from the coding sequence ATGACGTACGAAAACCTCGACGCAAAACTCATCAACGCACTACTCGGCGACGGTCGGGCCAGCCTCCGCAGCCTCGCAGACGACCTCAACGTGTCCGTCACCACCGTCTCCAACCACCTCAAAGACCTCGAAGACGCCGGCGTCATCGACGGCTACACGCCCGTCGTCGACTACGACGAACTCGGCTACGACGTCACCGCCGTCCTCCAGCTCAAGGTCGAGGGGAACAGCCTCCCCGACATCACCGACCGTATGCGCGCTCACAAGCAGATGGTGTCGGTGTACGAAGTCACCGGCGACTACGACATCTTCGCCGTCGGGAAGTTCCGCGACACCGACGACATGAACGACCTCATCAAGACGCTCCTCGGCGACGCCGACATCAAGGAATCCAGCACGAGCGTCGTCCTCAACGCCGCCGCCGAGCACGAACAGTTCGAACTCGACATCCAGGAGTAG
- the glnA gene encoding type I glutamate--ammonia ligase: MTKGNLSPDGGLSETEQDVLDEIEAKNVDFLRLQFTDILGTVKNVSVPADQAEKAFTDGIYFDGSSIEGFVRIQESDMRLKPDPETFAILPWRQREETASARLICDVIDTSTGEPFEGDPRRVLKNVLDRAEEMGYTVNAAPEPEFFLFEEDERGRATTELSDFGGYFDLAPKDPASDVRRDIINGLESMGFEIEASHHEVAESQHEINFEYDDALTTADNVATFRTVVRAIAAEHDLHATFMPKPIAEINGSGMHTHFSLFEDGENAFHDEDDEFDLSETAHQFLAGILEHAPAITAVSNPTVNSYKRLVPGYEAPVYVAWSDRNRSALIRKPAARVPAASRIEARFPDPSCNPYLAFAALIAAGLDGIERGLDAPDPVRENIYEFDEAKREEHGIETLPSNLGEAVDALESNEVMLDTLGEHIAEKFVEAKREEHTGYRIQVSDWELERYLETF; this comes from the coding sequence ATGACAAAAGGGAACCTTTCTCCGGACGGCGGGCTGAGCGAGACGGAACAGGACGTCCTCGACGAGATCGAGGCGAAGAACGTCGACTTCCTCCGCTTGCAGTTCACGGACATCCTCGGCACGGTGAAGAACGTCTCCGTCCCCGCCGACCAGGCGGAGAAGGCCTTCACTGACGGCATCTACTTCGACGGCTCCAGCATCGAGGGCTTCGTCCGCATCCAGGAGTCCGACATGCGCCTCAAGCCGGATCCGGAGACGTTCGCCATCCTGCCGTGGCGCCAGCGCGAGGAGACGGCGTCCGCTCGCCTCATCTGTGACGTCATCGACACGTCGACGGGCGAGCCGTTCGAGGGCGACCCGCGCCGCGTCCTGAAGAACGTCCTCGACCGCGCCGAGGAGATGGGGTACACGGTGAACGCCGCGCCCGAACCCGAGTTCTTCCTGTTCGAGGAGGACGAGCGCGGCCGCGCCACCACCGAACTCTCCGACTTCGGCGGATACTTCGACCTCGCGCCGAAGGATCCCGCGTCCGACGTTCGCCGCGACATCATCAACGGCCTCGAATCGATGGGGTTCGAAATCGAGGCGTCCCACCACGAGGTCGCCGAGTCCCAGCACGAGATCAACTTCGAGTACGACGACGCGCTCACGACGGCCGACAACGTCGCGACGTTCCGCACGGTCGTCCGCGCCATCGCCGCCGAGCACGACCTGCACGCGACGTTCATGCCGAAGCCCATCGCGGAGATCAACGGCTCCGGGATGCACACGCACTTCTCGCTGTTCGAGGACGGCGAGAACGCGTTCCACGACGAGGACGACGAGTTCGACCTCTCCGAGACCGCCCACCAGTTCCTCGCGGGCATCCTCGAACACGCGCCCGCCATCACGGCCGTCTCGAACCCGACCGTGAACTCCTACAAGCGCCTCGTTCCTGGCTACGAAGCGCCCGTGTACGTCGCGTGGTCCGACCGGAACCGCAGCGCGCTCATCCGGAAACCCGCCGCCCGCGTTCCCGCCGCGTCCCGCATCGAAGCGCGGTTCCCCGACCCCTCGTGCAACCCGTACCTCGCGTTCGCGGCGCTCATCGCCGCCGGACTCGACGGCATCGAGAGGGGCCTCGACGCGCCCGACCCGGTTCGCGAGAACATCTACGAGTTCGACGAGGCCAAACGCGAGGAGCACGGCATCGAGACGCTACCGTCCAACCTCGGCGAAGCCGTGGACGCCCTCGAATCGAACGAGGTCATGTTGGACACGCTCGGCGAGCACATCGCGGAGAAGTTCGTCGAGGCGAAACGCGAGGAACACACCGGCTACCGCATTCAGGTGTCGGACTGGGAACTCGAGCGCTACCTCGAGACGTTCTAG
- a CDS encoding phosphatase PAP2 family protein, which translates to MHGLGVSDALAGRVPEALVPLLRALTALGDPELFLVAAPLLYWLGPRYDVLSPERAARFLGIVVGGLALVVALKSLFGFHRPPATVALVHADGYGFPSGHATGAAVFYGALAALLRAGTRRTRYAVAGVVVAVVAVTRLALGVHYLPDVVAGVVAGSLHAAFALAVSRDSVANAFFVALAAGTAGLALAWTAEAATVFGATLGGIVGWQAARERVQRLADASAWSVLALVPLLAVGGLPLAIEPPVPVAAAGGIVLGFGVMWVPTRL; encoded by the coding sequence ATGCACGGTCTCGGCGTCTCCGACGCGCTCGCCGGACGGGTTCCCGAGGCGCTCGTCCCGCTTCTGCGCGCGCTCACCGCGCTCGGCGACCCCGAACTGTTCCTCGTCGCCGCGCCACTCCTCTACTGGCTCGGCCCCCGATACGACGTGCTCTCGCCCGAACGCGCGGCGCGCTTCCTCGGCATCGTCGTCGGCGGACTGGCGCTCGTCGTCGCGCTCAAGAGCCTGTTCGGGTTCCACCGCCCGCCGGCCACAGTCGCGCTCGTTCACGCGGACGGCTACGGCTTCCCGAGCGGCCACGCGACCGGCGCGGCCGTCTTCTACGGCGCGCTCGCCGCGCTCCTCCGCGCTGGCACCCGGCGAACCCGATACGCGGTCGCGGGCGTCGTCGTCGCCGTCGTCGCGGTCACGCGACTCGCGCTCGGCGTCCACTACCTCCCGGACGTGGTTGCGGGCGTCGTCGCGGGAAGCCTCCACGCCGCGTTCGCGCTCGCCGTCTCCCGGGACAGTGTCGCAAACGCGTTCTTCGTCGCGCTCGCCGCCGGCACCGCGGGTCTCGCGCTCGCGTGGACGGCCGAGGCCGCGACCGTGTTCGGCGCGACCCTCGGCGGTATCGTCGGCTGGCAGGCCGCCCGAGAGCGCGTCCAGCGACTCGCCGACGCGTCCGCGTGGTCTGTGCTCGCGCTCGTGCCACTGCTCGCCGTCGGCGGACTGCCGCTCGCGATAGAACCGCCCGTGCCGGTCGCGGCGGCGGGAGGAATAGTGTTAGGGTTCGGCGTGATGTGGGTGCCGACGCGCCTCTAG
- a CDS encoding YihY/virulence factor BrkB family protein has protein sequence MSRNAVSVAREVVAEAQDSQITFLAAAVAYYAFVSLIPLLLLTLAAASYLGVESIGEQIVQLVGTLLTAEGSDAVRNALRGASGRGTATVVSLVVLAWSGLKLFRGLDVAFAHVYGVVGARPLTHQLRDGVLVLGAIAAGVVAAVVAGFVAGFVATGPFVGVVAFGLLAVTLCLVFFPIFYIFPDADITPREAVPGTLLAAAGWTALSGIFEAYAPLAGKYQAYGILGAALLLVTILYVGGTIIMVGAVLNAVLAGRTDETDVHDEVDEPDSAPDIAEMEREVRALRAELDAKTVSKNDLESDLRTYVRKRLRRNHARGWGPYLVLLYGTLMTLGAFYFLSGGWAILAMVVVWLSTLGLYALMLLFGVGLNAAGVPGRIADWVNDRR, from the coding sequence GTGTCACGAAACGCCGTCTCGGTCGCCCGCGAGGTCGTCGCCGAGGCGCAGGACAGCCAGATAACGTTCCTCGCGGCCGCCGTCGCCTACTACGCGTTCGTCTCCCTCATCCCCCTCCTCCTGCTGACGCTCGCCGCCGCGTCCTACCTCGGCGTCGAATCCATCGGCGAGCAGATAGTCCAACTCGTCGGCACCCTGCTCACCGCTGAGGGGAGCGACGCCGTGCGGAACGCGCTGCGGGGCGCGAGCGGCCGCGGAACCGCCACCGTCGTCTCCCTCGTCGTGCTCGCGTGGTCGGGCCTCAAGCTCTTCCGCGGGCTGGACGTGGCGTTCGCGCACGTCTACGGCGTGGTCGGCGCGCGCCCGCTCACTCACCAGCTACGGGACGGCGTGCTCGTCCTCGGCGCTATCGCCGCGGGCGTCGTCGCCGCCGTCGTCGCCGGGTTCGTCGCCGGGTTCGTCGCCACCGGCCCGTTCGTCGGCGTCGTCGCGTTCGGCCTGCTCGCCGTTACGCTCTGCCTCGTCTTCTTCCCCATCTTCTACATCTTCCCCGACGCCGACATCACCCCGAGAGAGGCCGTGCCCGGCACGCTGCTCGCCGCCGCCGGCTGGACCGCCCTCAGCGGCATCTTCGAGGCGTACGCGCCGCTCGCGGGGAAGTACCAGGCGTACGGCATCCTCGGCGCCGCGCTCCTGCTGGTGACGATACTGTACGTTGGCGGTACGATTATCATGGTCGGGGCGGTACTGAACGCCGTGCTCGCGGGACGAACCGACGAAACCGACGTACACGACGAAGTCGACGAACCGGACTCCGCTCCGGACATCGCGGAGATGGAGCGGGAAGTACGCGCGCTGCGCGCCGAGCTCGACGCGAAGACGGTGTCGAAGAACGATCTCGAATCGGACCTCCGGACGTACGTCCGCAAGCGGCTGCGTCGCAATCACGCCCGCGGCTGGGGGCCCTACCTCGTCCTCCTCTACGGGACGCTGATGACGCTCGGGGCGTTCTACTTCCTCTCCGGCGGCTGGGCCATCCTGGCGATGGTCGTGGTCTGGCTGTCCACCCTCGGCCTCTACGCCCTCATGTTGCTGTTCGGCGTCGGACTCAACGCCGCCGGCGTCCCCGGTCGCATCGCCGACTGGGTGAACGACCGCCGATAG
- a CDS encoding tRNA (guanine(26)-N(2))-dimethyltransferase, which yields MLVEEGAVTVEVESASGGGEGAAEGVFFNPGQELNRDITVAALRAYGERTPEADSYLDATAASGIRGVRAANEGWNVTLADTDPDAVTLARRNLERNDLQGAVVHQDANAVLHDKDAYVDVVDIDPFGTPIPFADAALANARDLVCVTATDTAPLCGAHFESGVRKYSTVPRNTEYHAEMGLRVLLGAFARTAARYDVGVTPILSHVSDHYVRTYLDLSHRATDANAAIDELGYIHHCEACLHRRTEKTLLPESPDACPNCGEGVQTAGPVWLGAAHDAEFVADVVRELTGEMGAAERAERLLERIASELHEPTHYDQHKLYKRWNEPAVGMDEFLDAVRDGGYEASRAHYGGTTFKTTASVAALRDLAP from the coding sequence ATGCTCGTAGAGGAGGGTGCGGTGACGGTGGAGGTCGAGTCCGCGTCCGGCGGCGGCGAGGGCGCGGCGGAGGGCGTGTTCTTCAACCCCGGTCAGGAGCTTAACCGCGATATCACCGTCGCGGCGCTCCGCGCGTACGGCGAGCGCACGCCGGAGGCCGACAGCTACCTCGACGCGACCGCCGCGAGCGGTATCCGGGGCGTTCGCGCGGCGAACGAGGGCTGGAACGTCACGCTCGCCGATACCGACCCGGACGCCGTCACCCTCGCGCGCCGGAACCTCGAACGGAACGACCTCCAGGGGGCGGTCGTCCATCAGGACGCGAACGCCGTTCTCCACGACAAGGACGCCTACGTCGACGTGGTCGATATCGACCCCTTTGGCACGCCGATTCCGTTCGCGGACGCCGCGCTCGCGAACGCCCGCGACCTCGTCTGCGTCACCGCGACCGACACCGCGCCGCTGTGTGGCGCGCACTTCGAGTCCGGCGTCCGCAAGTACTCCACCGTCCCCCGGAACACCGAGTACCACGCCGAGATGGGGCTGCGAGTGCTGCTCGGCGCGTTCGCCCGAACCGCCGCGCGCTACGACGTGGGCGTCACGCCGATCCTGAGTCACGTGAGCGACCACTACGTCCGCACCTACCTCGACCTCTCCCACCGCGCGACCGACGCCAACGCCGCAATCGACGAACTCGGCTACATCCACCACTGCGAGGCCTGCCTCCACCGCCGGACCGAGAAGACCCTCCTTCCCGAATCGCCGGACGCCTGCCCGAACTGCGGGGAGGGCGTGCAGACCGCCGGCCCGGTCTGGCTCGGCGCCGCCCACGACGCCGAGTTCGTCGCGGACGTGGTTCGAGAGCTCACGGGCGAGATGGGGGCGGCGGAGCGCGCCGAGCGCCTTCTCGAACGCATTGCGAGCGAACTCCACGAACCCACGCACTACGACCAGCACAAGCTCTACAAGCGCTGGAACGAACCCGCGGTCGGGATGGACGAGTTCCTGGACGCGGTTCGCGACGGCGGCTACGAGGCGTCGCGCGCCCACTACGGCGGGACGACGTTCAAGACGACGGCGTCCGTCGCAGCGTTGCGCGACCTCGCCCCGTAA
- the aceB gene encoding malate synthase AceB, with amino-acid sequence MTDPTDRHYDREFVRSFFTSPTAVDGEDDSAKMLRRAAQLRGLEAPDVWVPDNEDATAPSMRDEGARNIAEVVSEHGADFPGEIHPRVVWHRDSPETRYRGFQHMLEIADPENGAVEHIDGFVIPEVGDLDDWKKADEFITIVETEHGLEPGSLSMSVIIESGEAELAMSDLRAELGNPSNNLERMFLLVDGEVDYTKDMRAMTPTGELPEWPELRHNTSRGASAAGLVAVDGPYDDIRDVAGYRERMEENRAKGMTGIWSLTPGQVVEANTAPLPPESGQWLLDDGGDEVELDAQGGRQIYRGDRLELEETDTGYELEIGGEERELDADELREELLNRASYVPSMDDIVDSMEQFEAAKEAGTGAIAMTREATIEVDGVTVDIENDRMWDEATYQAAKTPITLFQDVYEHRPDQHDELAERYSEDVVERAAAVGE; translated from the coding sequence ATGACTGATCCGACAGACCGCCACTACGACCGCGAGTTCGTTCGGTCGTTCTTCACGAGTCCGACGGCGGTGGACGGCGAGGACGACTCCGCGAAGATGCTGCGGCGCGCCGCCCAGCTCCGCGGCCTCGAAGCGCCCGACGTGTGGGTGCCGGACAACGAGGACGCGACCGCCCCCTCGATGCGTGACGAGGGCGCGCGGAACATCGCGGAGGTCGTTTCAGAGCACGGCGCGGACTTCCCCGGCGAAATCCATCCGCGGGTCGTCTGGCACCGCGACAGCCCCGAAACCCGGTACCGAGGGTTCCAGCACATGCTCGAGATCGCCGACCCCGAGAACGGCGCGGTCGAGCACATCGACGGGTTCGTCATTCCCGAGGTCGGCGACCTCGACGACTGGAAGAAGGCCGACGAGTTCATCACCATCGTGGAGACCGAACACGGCCTCGAACCCGGCAGCCTCTCGATGTCCGTCATCATCGAGTCCGGGGAGGCCGAACTCGCGATGAGCGACCTCCGCGCTGAACTCGGGAACCCGAGCAACAACCTCGAACGGATGTTCCTGCTCGTGGACGGCGAGGTCGACTACACGAAGGACATGCGGGCGATGACGCCCACCGGCGAACTCCCCGAGTGGCCCGAGTTGCGGCACAACACGTCCCGGGGCGCGAGCGCCGCCGGCCTCGTGGCCGTGGACGGCCCCTACGACGACATCCGGGACGTCGCGGGCTACCGCGAGCGGATGGAGGAGAACCGCGCGAAGGGCATGACCGGAATCTGGTCGCTCACGCCCGGACAGGTCGTCGAGGCGAACACGGCCCCGCTCCCGCCGGAGTCCGGCCAGTGGCTGCTCGACGACGGCGGCGACGAGGTCGAACTCGACGCGCAGGGCGGCCGCCAGATCTACCGGGGCGACCGCCTCGAACTCGAGGAGACGGACACGGGCTACGAGCTCGAAATCGGCGGCGAAGAACGCGAGCTCGACGCGGACGAACTCCGTGAGGAACTGCTCAATCGGGCGTCCTACGTCCCGAGCATGGACGACATCGTGGACTCGATGGAGCAGTTCGAGGCCGCGAAGGAAGCCGGCACCGGCGCAATCGCGATGACGCGCGAGGCCACCATCGAGGTGGACGGCGTGACCGTGGACATCGAGAACGACCGGATGTGGGACGAAGCCACCTATCAGGCGGCGAAGACGCCCATCACGCTGTTCCAGGACGTGTACGAGCACCGCCCCGATCAGCACGACGAACTCGCGGAGCGGTACAGCGAGGACGTCGTGGAGCGCGCGGCCGCGGTCGGCGAGTAA
- a CDS encoding oxaloacetate decarboxylase encodes MSDYPDYTHRDIDNPAGREFRDKLENQDYVFAPGLYHALDARLAERAGLDAAYMSGYSTVLGQFGFPDLEMVTMTEMVENAKRIVDATELPVVADADTGYGGVHNVRRAVREYEKAGVAAIHIEDQTSPKRCGHIAGKQIEDRETARSRFEAAVDAKQSEDTVIIARTDAYGSANGDWEEHLERGRIYADAGVDLVWPEMPDPSREDAVEYAETIHETHPDLDLAFNYSSSFAWSEEEDPLTFEELGDLGYKYQFITLYALHSGAHAVYEDMKNIAENDEQAQFDLEDRYLGHETESHHEMSLVPRYQEIEAEFDPDAKQRMEESAGFTEDESDPITADGDTPEQTQDD; translated from the coding sequence ATGAGTGACTACCCAGACTATACGCACCGAGACATCGACAACCCAGCCGGCCGCGAGTTCCGCGACAAGCTGGAGAACCAGGACTACGTGTTCGCGCCCGGCCTGTACCACGCGCTCGACGCCCGGCTCGCCGAACGCGCCGGTCTCGACGCCGCCTACATGAGCGGGTACTCCACCGTCCTCGGCCAGTTCGGCTTCCCCGACCTCGAGATGGTCACGATGACCGAGATGGTGGAGAACGCGAAGCGCATCGTCGACGCCACCGAACTCCCCGTCGTCGCGGACGCCGACACCGGGTACGGCGGCGTGCACAACGTCCGACGCGCCGTCCGCGAGTACGAGAAGGCCGGCGTCGCCGCCATCCACATCGAAGACCAGACCTCGCCGAAGCGCTGCGGCCACATCGCCGGCAAGCAGATCGAAGACCGCGAGACCGCGCGCTCGCGCTTCGAAGCCGCCGTGGACGCGAAGCAGTCCGAGGACACCGTCATCATCGCCCGCACGGACGCCTACGGCTCCGCGAACGGCGACTGGGAGGAACACCTCGAACGCGGCCGCATCTACGCCGACGCCGGCGTCGACCTCGTCTGGCCCGAGATGCCGGATCCGAGCCGAGAGGACGCCGTCGAGTACGCCGAAACGATCCACGAGACCCACCCCGACCTCGACCTCGCGTTCAACTACTCCTCCTCGTTCGCGTGGAGCGAAGAAGAGGATCCGCTGACGTTCGAGGAGCTCGGCGACCTCGGCTACAAGTACCAGTTCATCACGCTGTACGCCCTCCACTCCGGCGCGCACGCGGTGTACGAGGACATGAAGAACATCGCGGAGAACGACGAACAGGCGCAGTTCGACCTCGAAGACCGCTACCTGGGTCACGAGACGGAGAGCCACCACGAGATGTCGCTCGTGCCGCGCTACCAGGAGATCGAGGCGGAGTTCGACCCGGACGCCAAGCAGCGGATGGAGGAATCGGCCGGCTTCACCGAAGACGAGTCCGACCCGATCACGGCCGACGGAGACACGCCGGAGCAGACGCAGGATGACTGA